A genome region from Caretta caretta isolate rCarCar2 chromosome 22, rCarCar1.hap1, whole genome shotgun sequence includes the following:
- the SPATA19 gene encoding LOW QUALITY PROTEIN: spermatogenesis-associated protein 19, mitochondrial (The sequence of the model RefSeq protein was modified relative to this genomic sequence to represent the inferred CDS: inserted 1 base in 1 codon; deleted 1 base in 1 codon): protein MQQCCPSTRSLTAEASSCGRGELRLREGSPPRGDXSPRMIISSWAVYILMCKSVGRRFPPSSVQDIKVVETEMLSVLEHWLRKIEEEASKIFKQKLENKAETKAETKVTLSAGQDSGMIKSQTVQVSSTKLPVSSSSHGLLEERTKIQFIRWSHTRVYRVSSDIRNEAMRERLEQVRNSVSQVMLQAMQNNRSNTDIRATLSS, encoded by the exons ATGCAACAATGCTGC CCCTCAACCAGGAGTCTGACTGCAGAGGCCAGTTCCTGCGGAAGAGGGGAACTGAGGCTGAGGGAGGGCTCGCCTCCCAGGGGAG GGTCCCCTAGGATGATTATTTCCTCTTGGGCTGTGTATATCTTGATGTGTAAATCGGTTGGCCGTCGGTTCCCACCCAGCAGCGTGCAG GACATTAAAGTTGTGGAGACCGAGATGCTGTCCGTGCTAGAGCACTGGCTGAGGAAG ATTGAAGAAGAAGCTTCCAAGATCTTTAAGCAGAAACTGGAAAACAAGGCAGAAACCAAAGCAGAAACCAAAGTGACCCTTTCTGCTGGCCAAGATTCAGGAATGATAAAGTCACAG ACTGTTCAAGTCTCTAGCACGAAACTGCCAGTGTCATCATCTAGCCACGGTCTTCTGGAGGAGAGGACAAAGATCCAGTTCATAAGATGGAG TCACACCCGGGTCTATCGAGTATCGAGTGACATCAGGAATGAAGCCATGCGGGAGAGGCTGGAACAAGTGCGAAACAG CGTGTCCCAGGTCATGCTTCAAGCAATGCAGAACAACAGGTCGAACACTGATATCCGAGCCACCCTTTCGAGCTAA